In the genome of Opitutia bacterium KCR 482, one region contains:
- a CDS encoding cysteine peptidase family C39 domain-containing protein, translated as MKSLELFIFIFGICIAYFSYANNINEGEHTRYIEVREITNLCGVNCVYIVQKIYNIGLKYSDIYRALMPTYTSKVSIADIERVLNEHKIKNHTLKLRPSQLYDNPYCLFIMYTLPPKNSDIGHFSVARVIDENRVQIIDAPLPPKILKKSDWTSNDKIIFIAVGDNFKPPSKLTPLNIIAVIMILGGISLLVYKKCSTYKISK; from the coding sequence ATGAAGTCACTGGAACTTTTCATATTTATATTCGGGATATGTATTGCATATTTCTCATATGCTAACAATATTAATGAGGGAGAACATACGAGATATATTGAAGTCAGAGAGATAACAAACCTCTGCGGTGTAAACTGTGTATATATCGTACAGAAAATCTATAATATTGGATTAAAATATTCTGACATATATAGAGCATTGATGCCTACATATACTTCAAAAGTGAGTATAGCAGATATAGAGAGGGTATTAAATGAACACAAAATAAAAAATCATACGCTAAAACTGCGTCCATCGCAATTATACGACAACCCATATTGTCTGTTTATAATGTACACGCTGCCTCCCAAGAATTCCGATATTGGACACTTTAGCGTTGCGCGTGTTATTGACGAAAACAGAGTGCAAATCATAGATGCGCCTCTCCCCCCAAAAATCTTAAAGAAATCAGATTGGACATCGAACGATAAAATCATATTTATCGCGGTCGGCGATAACTTCAAACCGCCCTCAAAGTTAACCCCGTTAAATATTATCGCCGTAATAATGATTTTGGGCGGAATATCGCTACTTGTATATAAGAAGTGTTCAACTTATAAAATTTCTAAATAA
- a CDS encoding rhodanese-like domain-containing protein, producing MNIKHIIFVLSASGLLAIANFWLNPNAPDLSLNSDEITLSQINRLPKNLVIVDARKSQDFKKGHVENAVNLSEEKFDAQLGKFLDIWTPDATVRVYCDFGRCNSSRAIADKLRHECQIENVFVLKDDWTKWKNTNK from the coding sequence GTGAATATAAAACATATCATATTTGTCCTATCTGCAAGTGGATTACTTGCTATCGCAAACTTTTGGCTAAATCCGAACGCGCCGGATTTGTCGCTAAACTCGGACGAGATTACGCTTTCGCAAATAAACCGTCTGCCTAAAAATCTCGTCATCGTCGATGCGCGCAAGTCGCAGGATTTCAAGAAGGGGCATGTCGAAAACGCGGTAAATCTTTCCGAAGAAAAGTTTGATGCCCAACTCGGAAAATTTCTGGATATTTGGACCCCCGATGCGACGGTTCGCGTATATTGCGATTTCGGACGGTGTAATTCCAGCAGGGCAATTGCCGACAAACTGCGGCACGAATGCCAAATAGAAAATGTGTTTGTGCTCAAAGACGATTGGACAAAATGGAAAAATACAAACAAATAG
- a CDS encoding DUF4143 domain-containing protein — translation MKRYRNRIADGILGKKLRAKGAVLIEGAKWCGKTTTASQIAKSILYMQDPARRSQYLELSEIDPARLLSGETPRLIDEWQLAPKLWDAIRFEVDKRDEFGQFILTGSAVPPETSEISHSGIGRITKMLMRPMSLYESGDSSGQVSLSGLFAGNEDICGESTMNIDKLSFLICRGGWPKAIDEEEDVALQQAIDYFDAIVDADISRVDNVERNKERTKRILRSYARSVGTQAKISSIAADISANEAVSISDMTITSYINALKKIFVLEDSSSWNPNLRSKTAIRTSDTRYFTDPSVCTAALELGPNDLVNDLNTMGFLFENMCIRDLRIYAEALDGNVYHYRDKSGLECDAVVHLRNGVYGLVEIKLGGDRLISEGVETLKKLSSNIDTTKMKAPAFKMVLIGVGEMAYRRSDGIYIVPLSCLKH, via the coding sequence ATGGTGCGGAAAGACAACCACTGCAAGTCAAATTGCAAAAAGTATACTTTATATGCAGGATCCCGCACGAAGAAGCCAATATCTCGAATTGTCCGAAATCGACCCCGCACGTTTGTTGTCGGGCGAAACTCCGCGCCTGATAGACGAGTGGCAACTTGCTCCGAAATTGTGGGATGCCATACGTTTCGAAGTCGACAAGCGCGACGAATTCGGACAGTTCATTTTGACGGGTTCCGCCGTTCCACCCGAAACATCGGAAATATCCCACTCCGGAATCGGAAGAATCACGAAGATGCTTATGCGTCCAATGAGCCTCTATGAATCGGGAGATTCAAGCGGGCAAGTTTCGCTTTCGGGGTTGTTTGCGGGGAATGAAGATATCTGCGGCGAATCGACAATGAATATAGACAAGCTTTCGTTTTTGATATGTCGCGGAGGTTGGCCGAAAGCCATTGACGAAGAAGAAGATGTCGCCCTCCAACAGGCAATCGACTACTTCGACGCGATTGTCGATGCCGATATTTCAAGAGTGGACAATGTGGAGCGCAACAAGGAACGGACAAAAAGAATCCTCCGTTCGTACGCGCGTTCCGTAGGCACGCAGGCAAAAATATCCTCCATAGCTGCGGATATTTCCGCGAACGAAGCGGTTTCCATTTCGGATATGACAATAACTTCGTACATAAATGCGTTGAAAAAGATATTTGTTCTGGAGGATTCCTCCTCTTGGAATCCGAACTTGCGTTCGAAAACGGCGATACGTACATCCGATACCAGATATTTTACCGACCCGTCCGTTTGTACCGCCGCTTTGGAATTGGGGCCGAACGATCTTGTAAACGACCTAAATACGATGGGCTTCCTGTTCGAAAATATGTGCATACGCGATTTGCGTATCTACGCGGAGGCGCTTGACGGGAACGTTTACCACTACCGCGACAAAAGCGGATTGGAATGCGATGCCGTTGTCCATTTAAGGAACGGCGTTTACGGACTGGTAGAAATTAAACTAGGCGGCGATCGCTTGATTTCCGAGGGAGTCGAAACGTTGAAAAAACTTTCCTCAAACATTGATACGACAAAGATGAAAGCTCCGGCATTTAAAATGGTTCTTATCGGTGTCGGAGAAATGGCCTACAGGCGAAGCGACGGAATTTACATTGTTCCCTTATCCTGCTTAAAACACTAA
- a CDS encoding DUF1573 domain-containing protein, with product MEINDKIRSEAKEYPFTFCFSNNSTSAIKILDIASSCDCTKLHSDKKQYQPNENGKINGIFTIGERKGAQEKSFILTTDEKKNSKYELSLHLVIEAPANIYPKVLIWNFGESSTKELSIKTSKNYKLSKIDLGSKLFDVKNRISTADSIEITPLTHCPRGKHVLKLFFLQNETNLEYTTNVYLIVK from the coding sequence ATGGAAATAAATGACAAAATAAGAAGTGAAGCCAAAGAATATCCATTCACTTTTTGTTTCTCAAATAACTCGACCTCAGCTATTAAAATTCTCGATATTGCCTCTTCGTGCGATTGTACGAAATTACATTCAGATAAAAAGCAATACCAACCAAATGAAAACGGCAAGATTAACGGTATATTTACAATCGGAGAGAGAAAAGGTGCGCAGGAAAAGAGTTTTATTCTTACTACCGATGAAAAGAAAAATTCAAAATACGAGTTGAGTTTGCATCTTGTGATAGAAGCACCAGCAAACATATATCCAAAGGTGTTAATCTGGAATTTCGGAGAATCGTCTACAAAAGAACTTTCAATAAAAACATCAAAAAATTACAAACTTTCAAAAATTGACTTAGGAAGCAAATTGTTTGATGTTAAAAATCGCATATCTACAGCCGATTCGATAGAAATCACACCTTTAACTCATTGTCCTAGAGGCAAGCATGTTTTGAAATTATTTTTTCTACAAAATGAAACCAACCTCGAATATACAACCAATGTTTACCTAATTGTGAAGTAA
- a CDS encoding type IV toxin-antitoxin system AbiEi family antitoxin domain-containing protein, with translation MTKEIASQILEYAKNNNNFCIDALLPHLKCKSDIRKSTISWILYRLVRSGKLARVARGIYTLQNKQIFIPQISDVVKSLYAKIEVRFPFSKFCFYDGNCIASLQHHLASNQLTYIEVERDSIETVFNFLKTEEYNVFLKPDKDFFYRYIDMNKTAVIVKTLISEAPIQEISGIATTTIEKLLVDIQKDSDFFYLQGYETMNMIKNAFSLYSINVDKMLRYASRRGLRLEMLSILKELDIQ, from the coding sequence ATGACGAAGGAAATCGCATCACAAATTCTTGAATATGCCAAAAACAATAATAATTTTTGTATTGATGCCTTGTTGCCTCATCTCAAATGTAAATCCGACATAAGAAAATCGACAATTTCTTGGATTTTATATCGATTAGTTAGAAGTGGAAAGCTTGCTAGGGTTGCTCGGGGTATTTACACGTTGCAAAACAAACAGATTTTTATTCCTCAAATAAGTGATGTTGTAAAATCTTTGTATGCGAAGATTGAGGTTAGGTTTCCCTTTAGTAAGTTTTGTTTCTATGATGGGAATTGTATCGCTTCCCTACAACATCACCTTGCCTCAAATCAACTCACATATATTGAAGTAGAGCGCGATTCTATTGAGACTGTCTTTAATTTCTTAAAAACAGAGGAGTATAATGTTTTTTTGAAACCAGATAAAGATTTCTTTTATCGATACATCGATATGAATAAAACGGCTGTTATTGTGAAAACATTGATTTCAGAAGCTCCGATTCAAGAAATTTCAGGAATTGCTACAACTACAATAGAAAAATTATTAGTGGATATTCAAAAGGATTCAGATTTCTTTTATTTGCAAGGATATGAAACTATGAATATGATAAAGAATGCTTTTAGTTTATATTCTATAAACGTAGATAAAATGCTTCGTTATGCTTCAAGAAGAGGACTTCGCTTAGAAATGCTTAGCATCTTAAAAGAATTGGATATACAATGA
- a CDS encoding beta-galactosidase, whose amino-acid sequence MKFMSFAILFAFLSAGKLGGAQNSAYAVLGGDVPIEIIEAPKDVRVLHRTWGAEAARKNSVRIYAPVSDGEWRRVAVKLKVPADCKSVLSFGGDGEKSPSGRPRNAAFFDNVSIDSVPLYNGDFEKGNDSWSVESGGNFPAKIGAYPRAAGAAHGVFAARASSFGAVRRTVSLEGGKVFELAFDVLGAKPSDLETDFPLDLKKSANASPSDFAQMRKLPKGAMLGAFLEKLSGSAGVSEVCGIKFDIANSAANSGKLVVALKSSAAPFAPASVKTGGISRSGRYIYVVHALANPDRMQKGWSFGALNIEYADGVKKGFRMRYGIDADAYRAANRTLRNGRIAFPSDGGALYMSRFPLDANRRVEKVSFSAYGNAPWIVVAATISDKKVDPCETTTPKGNPDWVLADIPEDHPVRAGSALDLSSFLPDAEAGVFGRVIISPRGTMAFEKHPDADVRFKGYTFYPHSLVLKYDFETARDNMRKYAAQIRKNGYNLLRINFDYLKSDTKRAERAYRYDEIDYLIRELKRNGVYIHLPLAWYDIGTKNYSFPQRNDVKIRAIFGEPEARAMWRETAEEQLNHVNPYTNLAWKDDPVFQLFEYYNELSICHNKFDEFSPATQKLLTDRWRVWLEKRYGTVGKLNDAWRGKAWAKRGGYPLKSFADAQCLTAGADWGRFCREAESEFADFCKMVVRGTGYKGIVSQRNLGRAVYDSWARGGFSENVIVNSYYEHPGGLYTPDADHTCNQESSIARSAGYWRAIALSKHADRPLSVTEYNHCYWNKHRFEMMSVFAPYSAFQNFSTLIIHANAVPWRGGWKSRLSPFNVADSPAIRAAELFNQCFFMRGDVKPSEHRVDMLIGKNFVEKEDRALSSVGGGQGHIPLIVGFAVKSDAPVPANLKSSNPKPADMQILPEGAAEIVTEGWAQRVVESGDGSFDLSKFVAEAKRRGMLSPDNESDPAAGVYQTDTRQITMDAKRGSMKVATDKSCAITVHGNTAATAGALRLLSTTVPASVGLASLDGAEIGKSSRLVFVYATQENNIDAITSLDGILSLNEGRGPVAVRRGRVCAELKLDPSKKFSVYALALNGERRGKVSAEFSGGALKLDIDNGAFANGAPTFFEIVSE is encoded by the coding sequence ATGAAATTCATGTCGTTTGCTATCCTCTTTGCGTTCCTCTCGGCGGGCAAGCTCGGCGGCGCGCAAAATTCGGCGTATGCCGTCCTCGGCGGAGACGTTCCGATTGAAATTATCGAAGCCCCGAAAGACGTCCGCGTGCTTCACCGCACTTGGGGCGCGGAGGCGGCGCGCAAAAACTCCGTGCGCATTTACGCCCCCGTGTCCGACGGCGAATGGCGCAGGGTTGCGGTCAAGCTGAAAGTTCCCGCCGACTGCAAGTCTGTGCTGTCGTTCGGCGGCGACGGCGAAAAATCGCCGTCGGGGCGTCCCAGAAACGCCGCCTTTTTTGACAACGTTTCGATAGATTCGGTCCCGCTTTACAACGGCGATTTCGAAAAGGGAAACGACTCGTGGAGCGTTGAGTCGGGCGGGAATTTCCCGGCGAAGATCGGCGCGTATCCGCGGGCTGCGGGCGCGGCGCATGGCGTGTTTGCGGCGCGGGCGAGTTCGTTCGGCGCGGTTCGGCGGACTGTTTCGCTCGAAGGCGGCAAGGTATTCGAGCTTGCGTTCGACGTTCTCGGCGCGAAGCCGTCGGATTTGGAGACCGACTTCCCCCTCGACCTCAAAAAATCCGCCAACGCTTCGCCTTCCGACTTCGCGCAAATGCGCAAGCTGCCGAAGGGCGCGATGCTCGGCGCGTTTCTTGAAAAGCTTTCCGGCAGTGCGGGCGTTTCGGAAGTTTGCGGCATAAAATTCGACATTGCAAATTCCGCGGCGAACTCCGGCAAGCTCGTCGTTGCGTTGAAGTCGTCGGCTGCTCCCTTCGCGCCGGCATCGGTCAAGACAGGCGGAATTTCGCGGTCGGGGCGGTATATTTACGTTGTGCACGCGCTGGCGAATCCCGACAGAATGCAGAAAGGCTGGTCTTTCGGCGCGCTTAACATCGAGTATGCCGACGGCGTGAAAAAAGGCTTCAGAATGCGCTACGGAATAGATGCGGACGCGTACCGCGCGGCGAATCGGACTCTCCGCAACGGAAGAATCGCGTTTCCTTCCGACGGCGGCGCGCTTTACATGAGCCGCTTTCCGCTCGACGCCAACAGGCGCGTCGAGAAAGTGTCTTTTTCGGCGTACGGAAACGCGCCGTGGATTGTCGTTGCGGCGACAATTTCGGACAAAAAAGTTGACCCCTGCGAGACGACCACACCGAAGGGAAATCCCGACTGGGTGCTTGCCGACATTCCCGAAGACCACCCCGTCAGGGCGGGCAGTGCTCTCGACCTCTCGTCGTTCCTCCCCGACGCCGAGGCGGGGGTTTTCGGCAGGGTCATTATTTCGCCGCGCGGCACGATGGCGTTCGAAAAACATCCCGACGCCGACGTCAGGTTCAAGGGCTACACGTTTTATCCGCATTCTCTCGTTTTGAAGTACGACTTTGAGACCGCCCGCGACAATATGCGCAAGTACGCCGCGCAAATCAGAAAAAACGGCTACAATCTTCTGCGCATAAACTTCGACTATCTGAAATCGGACACAAAGCGAGCCGAACGCGCCTACCGCTACGACGAAATCGACTATCTTATCCGCGAGCTGAAACGCAACGGGGTCTACATACACCTGCCGCTCGCGTGGTACGACATCGGCACGAAAAACTACTCGTTCCCGCAGCGCAACGACGTTAAAATCCGCGCTATTTTCGGCGAGCCCGAAGCCCGCGCAATGTGGCGCGAGACCGCCGAAGAGCAGCTCAACCACGTCAATCCGTACACGAATCTCGCGTGGAAGGACGACCCCGTTTTCCAGCTTTTCGAGTACTACAACGAGCTTTCGATTTGCCACAACAAGTTCGACGAATTTTCGCCCGCGACGCAAAAGCTATTGACCGACCGCTGGCGCGTGTGGCTTGAAAAACGCTACGGCACGGTCGGCAAGCTCAACGACGCGTGGCGCGGGAAGGCGTGGGCGAAGCGCGGCGGCTATCCGTTGAAGTCGTTTGCCGACGCGCAGTGCCTGACGGCGGGCGCGGACTGGGGGCGTTTCTGCCGCGAGGCGGAGTCGGAGTTCGCCGACTTCTGCAAAATGGTCGTGCGCGGCACGGGCTACAAGGGCATAGTTTCGCAGCGCAACTTGGGCCGCGCCGTGTACGACTCTTGGGCGCGCGGCGGGTTTTCCGAAAACGTCATAGTGAACTCGTACTACGAGCACCCCGGCGGACTGTACACGCCAGACGCCGACCACACCTGCAATCAGGAGTCGTCGATAGCGCGTTCCGCGGGCTACTGGCGGGCGATTGCGCTTTCCAAGCACGCCGACCGCCCGCTTTCGGTTACCGAGTACAACCACTGTTATTGGAACAAGCACCGCTTCGAGATGATGTCGGTCTTCGCGCCGTATTCGGCGTTCCAGAATTTTTCGACGCTTATAATCCACGCGAACGCGGTTCCGTGGCGCGGTGGCTGGAAGTCGAGGCTGTCGCCGTTCAACGTCGCCGATTCGCCCGCGATTCGCGCGGCGGAGCTGTTCAACCAGTGCTTCTTCATGCGAGGCGACGTGAAGCCCTCCGAGCACAGGGTGGACATGCTGATTGGCAAAAACTTTGTCGAAAAGGAGGATCGCGCGTTGAGTTCGGTCGGCGGCGGGCAGGGGCACATACCGCTGATTGTGGGCTTTGCTGTGAAGTCAGACGCGCCCGTTCCCGCGAATCTAAAAAGCTCTAACCCCAAACCCGCCGACATGCAGATTCTTCCCGAAGGCGCGGCGGAAATCGTAACCGAGGGCTGGGCGCAGCGCGTTGTGGAGTCGGGCGACGGAAGCTTCGACCTCTCCAAATTCGTCGCCGAGGCGAAACGCCGCGGCATGCTTTCGCCCGACAACGAGAGCGACCCCGCCGCGGGCGTCTACCAGACCGACACGCGGCAAATCACAATGGACGCCAAGCGCGGAAGCATGAAAGTTGCAACCGACAAGTCTTGCGCGATAACCGTTCACGGAAACACGGCGGCGACTGCGGGCGCGTTGCGGCTGCTATCGACGACAGTTCCCGCGAGCGTCGGGCTTGCGTCGCTCGACGGAGCGGAAATCGGCAAAAGCTCGCGCCTTGTGTTTGTGTACGCCACTCAGGAAAACAACATCGACGCAATCACGAGCCTCGACGGCATTCTTTCGCTGAACGAGGGGCGCGGGCCCGTGGCGGTGCGCCGCGGCAGGGTTTGCGCCGAGCTGAAGCTCGACCCCTCCAAAAAGTTTTCCGTCTACGCGCTCGCGCTCAACGGCGAACGCCGCGGCAAAGTGTCCGCCGAATTTTCGGGCGGCGCTCTCAAGCTCGACATCGACAACGGAGCGTTTGCAAACGGCGCGCCGACTTTCTTTGAAATCGTTTCGGAATAA
- a CDS encoding O-antigen ligase family protein, protein MNYYGYIIEPLSAGRMLSSATLNRLDWFGLGAGSISKTAAFIVLLMVVSWAICSIRNKFSFWIVLLSNCILGYFLIQTYSRGSLISITIAIATFLIIAPIKFSTLKVTASCIAILTGAIYSNSVNFTNRIDSMFRLESSSANVRYDLYTAGLKMLTDAPSGIHPPDTPAKIYMRWYQRMYENEEYNTLVNSHLEFLNRHGVAIKLLYILFWCFVFCITFSYKKSILCAVTFSLWLAFFANSIFSNVATFWLLWIFPLLLFAISIWINKLRFLHVEFYIIMFASFVFSSLGLFILSYSLQRDTRLRFDNDGIKIGKGNDYHIFICTPDEKVFGRKYGIELIDAINTNDSLAISIGESPNPAICYKTIIASGEINIKNIFNAKSKDFVFLNPIYPDTSDIESFFRSNKVHVVLGEITDFANICRWKNFFNEIKYENFTILSGAGNYIPNWGIYIRNE, encoded by the coding sequence ATGAATTATTACGGTTATATCATTGAACCATTGTCGGCCGGCAGAATGCTTTCATCTGCAACGCTCAACAGGCTTGATTGGTTCGGATTGGGAGCCGGCAGCATAAGCAAAACTGCGGCATTCATTGTTTTGCTCATGGTTGTTTCGTGGGCGATATGTTCGATAAGAAACAAATTTTCTTTTTGGATTGTACTTTTATCTAATTGTATTTTGGGCTATTTCTTGATCCAAACATATTCACGTGGGTCGTTGATATCCATTACCATTGCCATTGCAACTTTCCTAATCATTGCGCCAATAAAATTTTCAACATTAAAAGTTACAGCCAGTTGCATAGCAATACTAACTGGAGCAATCTATTCAAATTCAGTAAACTTTACGAATCGTATAGACAGCATGTTCCGCCTCGAAAGTTCCTCAGCCAATGTACGCTACGACCTATATACGGCAGGATTAAAAATGCTGACAGACGCGCCAAGTGGCATTCACCCCCCGGATACGCCAGCAAAGATTTATATGAGATGGTATCAACGTATGTATGAAAATGAAGAATATAATACATTGGTAAATTCCCACCTCGAATTTTTAAATCGCCATGGGGTTGCAATAAAATTATTATACATCTTATTTTGGTGTTTTGTATTTTGCATTACGTTTTCATACAAGAAGAGTATTCTTTGCGCAGTTACGTTTTCGCTTTGGTTGGCATTTTTCGCAAATTCAATATTTAGCAACGTCGCAACCTTCTGGTTGCTATGGATATTTCCGCTACTCCTCTTCGCAATTTCAATATGGATAAATAAGCTTAGATTCTTACATGTAGAATTTTATATAATAATGTTTGCGTCATTCGTCTTTTCTTCCCTTGGATTATTTATACTTTCATATTCACTGCAAAGAGATACGCGATTAAGATTTGATAACGATGGGATTAAGATTGGGAAAGGGAACGATTACCATATTTTCATTTGCACTCCAGATGAAAAAGTTTTTGGAAGAAAGTACGGGATCGAGCTTATTGATGCCATAAACACGAATGACAGCTTAGCAATATCAATCGGAGAATCGCCAAATCCGGCAATTTGCTATAAAACCATTATCGCTTCCGGCGAAATTAATATTAAAAATATCTTTAATGCGAAGTCGAAAGACTTTGTATTTCTAAATCCTATATATCCTGACACAAGCGATATAGAGAGCTTTTTCAGATCAAACAAGGTGCATGTCGTTTTAGGCGAGATAACGGATTTTGCAAACATCTGCCGATGGAAGAATTTTTTCAACGAGATTAAATATGAAAACTTTACCATTTTAAGTGGAGCAGGAAATTATATACCAAATTGGGGAATCTATATAAGAAACGAATAA
- a CDS encoding MauE/DoxX family redox-associated membrane protein encodes MEKYKQIVLCSARVILAGVFAYAAVSKILRPDEFYIAVMNYQILPKYLAYAVAYFLPALELICAVALLSKAVFKASAYIICLMLSAFIAALLLSWLRGLNISCGCFGGEDSTGGYLGIIVRDIVLLGLCGIIFLINPNRNLN; translated from the coding sequence ATGGAAAAATACAAACAAATAGTATTGTGTAGTGCACGCGTGATTTTGGCCGGAGTTTTTGCCTACGCCGCCGTTTCGAAAATTCTGCGTCCGGACGAATTCTATATCGCGGTAATGAACTATCAAATTTTGCCGAAATATTTGGCGTATGCGGTCGCATATTTCCTGCCGGCGCTGGAGCTTATTTGCGCCGTTGCGCTTTTGTCGAAAGCCGTATTTAAGGCTTCCGCATACATAATTTGCCTTATGCTTTCGGCCTTTATAGCTGCGCTACTTTTGTCATGGCTTCGCGGCTTGAACATATCGTGCGGTTGTTTCGGCGGGGAGGATTCGACCGGCGGATATCTCGGAATAATCGTACGCGATATTGTTTTGCTCGGATTATGCGGCATTATATTCTTGATAAATCCCAATAGAAATTTAAATTAA
- a CDS encoding rhodanese-like domain-containing protein: MRSYLKISSFVSQILLACAPYAYSENLSIGFCQIDFDELKEYIVLSDTIIIDARPSVFYELGHIPNAKNLPLIDFEVSLKKINNECDLKKYKRIVVYCTDYDCDDSTNLGRKLSIIGLANIMIYKGGWKEWKERQK, from the coding sequence ATGAGAAGCTATTTGAAAATTTCATCGTTTGTAAGCCAAATACTTTTGGCTTGCGCGCCTTACGCATATTCTGAAAATCTAAGTATTGGATTCTGTCAAATCGATTTTGACGAGTTAAAAGAATATATTGTTCTATCTGATACCATAATAATAGACGCCAGACCTTCGGTTTTTTACGAATTGGGACATATCCCAAATGCAAAAAACCTTCCGCTAATAGATTTTGAAGTTTCATTAAAAAAAATAAATAATGAATGCGATCTGAAAAAATATAAGCGCATAGTCGTGTATTGCACGGACTATGATTGCGACGACTCAACCAACCTTGGGCGAAAATTGTCAATTATTGGATTAGCCAATATCATGATTTACAAAGGCGGCTGGAAAGAGTGGAAGGAGCGGCAAAAATGA
- a CDS encoding DUF1573 domain-containing protein yields the protein MKIHIKLALGIFFTATVLAFVYFFYLHNKLYIDSSIKSTERLLPRNNNGNIKFTKEFKLSNYGFNTIKFNMITASCGCTKVNCPKEIKPFSSVKLVADVEYPASILKGKSVDIIIESSAKNSPLALKLISEVGNYYSCSPSAINLGRFYKSQKKNSQIIVNVSTSEKQIPSVELVNNPENLKYKIRETNKRFVRFTDNSVSRFTTFSVDIEAKNSSDKGNFSENLNLLIHGEKDYEMTIPVSWEILPDSSFMLDSYYFSQKQDSVAIILNYDSSSKKIKNISISNNDFKILDRKNFDNGLELFVKYNGNPNQNSSSSLTITFEDSKSTATTTLNYILK from the coding sequence ATGAAAATTCACATAAAGCTCGCTCTCGGAATTTTCTTTACGGCAACTGTTTTGGCCTTTGTATATTTTTTCTATCTTCACAATAAACTCTATATCGATAGCTCGATAAAAAGCACAGAACGATTGCTGCCAAGAAATAATAACGGAAACATTAAGTTCACCAAAGAATTCAAACTTTCAAACTACGGATTTAATACTATAAAATTTAATATGATAACTGCATCATGCGGTTGTACAAAAGTTAATTGCCCAAAAGAAATCAAACCGTTTTCAAGCGTAAAGTTAGTCGCCGATGTTGAATATCCTGCATCAATCCTCAAGGGGAAATCGGTCGATATAATTATCGAAAGTTCCGCAAAAAATTCGCCATTGGCATTAAAGTTAATATCCGAGGTCGGAAATTATTATTCGTGTTCACCTAGCGCTATAAATCTCGGAAGATTCTACAAATCACAAAAAAAGAATTCGCAAATAATTGTAAATGTCTCTACTTCCGAAAAGCAAATTCCAAGCGTTGAGCTTGTTAATAATCCAGAAAATCTGAAATACAAAATTCGCGAGACAAACAAACGTTTTGTAAGATTCACAGACAATTCTGTTAGCAGATTTACGACTTTTTCTGTCGATATAGAAGCAAAAAACAGTTCCGATAAGGGCAATTTTAGCGAGAATTTAAACCTGTTAATACACGGCGAAAAAGATTACGAAATGACAATTCCCGTCTCGTGGGAAATACTTCCGGATTCTTCATTTATGCTTGATTCGTATTATTTCTCGCAAAAACAAGATAGTGTCGCAATCATTCTAAATTACGACAGCTCATCGAAGAAAATAAAAAATATTTCCATTTCAAATAATGATTTCAAGATTCTTGACAGAAAGAATTTCGACAACGGACTTGAACTATTTGTTAAGTACAACGGGAATCCGAACCAGAATTCGAGTTCCAGCCTTACCATTACTTTCGAGGATAGCAAAAGCACCGCAACAACTACTTTAAACTACATATTAAAATAA
- a CDS encoding very short patch repair endonuclease, whose amino-acid sequence MDTVSKKKRSEMMFKIRSKGNKSTELRLVALFREYGITGWRRNSKLVGHPDFVFPKYRVAVFVDGCFWHGCRICNKSHLPKTHKTFWRNKIEANVKRDRKVTRELGILGYKVVRIRECSLKKSPKAQIGRILKRLG is encoded by the coding sequence ATGGATACCGTGTCGAAGAAGAAACGCTCGGAAATGATGTTCAAGATCCGTTCGAAGGGAAACAAAAGTACGGAACTTAGGCTTGTTGCGTTGTTTCGGGAATACGGAATCACCGGATGGCGCCGCAACTCCAAGTTGGTGGGGCATCCTGATTTCGTCTTCCCGAAATACAGGGTTGCCGTATTCGTGGACGGATGTTTTTGGCACGGATGTCGGATTTGCAACAAAAGCCATTTACCGAAAACCCACAAGACGTTTTGGCGCAATAAAATCGAAGCAAATGTAAAGCGCGACAGAAAAGTCACGCGCGAACTCGGAATTTTGGGGTACAAGGTAGTCCGCATACGGGAGTGTTCGCTTAAAAAATCGCCCAAAGCCCAAATAGGACGTATATTGAAAAGACTCGGATGA